In the genome of Luteitalea pratensis, the window GCCCGCGGATCAACTCCACCAGGGTCATCAGCGGCACGGGATTCATGAAGTGCATCCCCAGCACCTGCTCGGGGCGCGTCGTCGCCGCGGCGATGTCGGTGATCGAGATGGATGACGTGTTGCTCGAAAGCACGACGTCGGGGCGCACCAGGGCATCGAGCTTCGCAAACAGGTCGCGCTTGGCGTCACGCCGTTCGACAATCGCCTCGACGATGTAATCGACATCGGCGAGATGATCGATCGATCCGGAGAAGTGCAACCGGGCCAGGGTGGCGTCGCGGTCCGCGGCGCTCAGCGCACCCTTGTCGACGAACTTCGTGAGGCTCTTGTCGATCGTGGCCTTCGCCTTGTCGAGCGCGGGCGCAGACACATCGACAAGACGCACGTCGAATCCGTGCTGCGCGAACGTCTGGGCAATTCCGTTGCCCATCGTCCCCGATCCGATTACACCGATGGCCTGAATCATGCGCGTGTCGTGAGCCAGTCGCCTGCGGGCTGCAACCTACGTGAGTTCTATCGCCAGCGCCACTCCGTTGCCGCCGCCGAGGCAAAGCGCCGCCACACCTCGCCGCATTGCCCGGCGCTCGAGCGCGTGCAGCAGGGTGGTCAACACGCGCGCGCCGCTCGCGCCGATCGGATGGCCGAGGGCGACGGCGCCGCCGTGCACGTTGACCTTCTCTTCCGGGATGCCGAGATCGCCGGTCACCGCAATCGCCTGCACCGCGAATGCCTCGTTGATCTCGAACAGATCGACATCCCCGAGCGACCAACCGGCTTTCGCGAGGACGGTCCGGATGGCGGGAACGGGCGTCATCATCACCCACTTCGGCTCGAGTCCGCTGGTGGCCTGCGCGACAATGCGCGCTCGGACCAGGAGGCCACGCGCGCGGGCGATGTCCGCTGCTGCGACGACAAGGGCTGCGGCACCGTCGTTGACGCCGGGGGCATTGCCGGCAGTCACGGTGCCTTGCGGGTCGAAGGCCGGCTTCAATCGCGCCAATGCTTCCACCGACGTGTCAGCGCGCACTGACTCGTCCTGCGCCACGACGATCGGGTCGCCCCTCTTCGGGGAAATGGTCACCTGGAGCAGTTCGGCAGCAAAGGCGCCGTCGGCCTGCGCCTGCGCCGCTTTGTGGTGGCTCCTGACGGCGTAGGCGTCCTGCGCCTCGCGCGAGACGCCGTAGCGGCTGGCCACCGCCTCGCCGGTCATCCCCATGTGCCAGTGCTCGATCGCACACCACAGGCCGTCCTGGATCATGCTGTCGACGACCTGTGCATGGCCCATGCGAAAGCCTTCGCGCGCACGGGGTAAGAGATACGGCGCCTGACTCATCGACTCCATCCCGCCCGCCACGACGATGTCTCGATCTCCGGCGGCGATGCCCTGCGCCGCGAGCATCACGGCGCGCAACCCCGACCCGCAGACCATGTTCACGTTCAGCGATGGCACCTCGGCAGGCAGTCCGGCCTTCAGCGCCGCCTGCCGCGCCGGATGCTGGCCCTGTCCCGCGGACACGACGTTGCCGAGGATGCATTCGTCGACGTCGTCGGGCGCGAGGGACGCACGCGTCACCGCCTCGCGCACCACCAGCGCACCGAGGTCGGCGGCGGCCAA includes:
- a CDS encoding 3-hydroxybutyryl-CoA dehydrogenase, producing the protein MIQAIGVIGSGTMGNGIAQTFAQHGFDVRLVDVSAPALDKAKATIDKSLTKFVDKGALSAADRDATLARLHFSGSIDHLADVDYIVEAIVERRDAKRDLFAKLDALVRPDVVLSSNTSSISITDIAAATTRPEQVLGMHFMNPVPLMTLVELIRGQSTSDASMELAESLCTRLGKTGVPASDYPGFIANRILMPMINEAVFALMEGVGTAEAIDSVMKLGMNHPMGPLTLADFIGLDVCVAILDVLHEGLGDPKYRACPLLRRMVAAGHLGRKSGRGFYRYA
- a CDS encoding acetyl-CoA C-acetyltransferase, whose protein sequence is MSPRESVILSAVRTPTGKFLGGLKDLAAADLGALVVREAVTRASLAPDDVDECILGNVVSAGQGQHPARQAALKAGLPAEVPSLNVNMVCGSGLRAVMLAAQGIAAGDRDIVVAGGMESMSQAPYLLPRAREGFRMGHAQVVDSMIQDGLWCAIEHWHMGMTGEAVASRYGVSREAQDAYAVRSHHKAAQAQADGAFAAELLQVTISPKRGDPIVVAQDESVRADTSVEALARLKPAFDPQGTVTAGNAPGVNDGAAALVVAAADIARARGLLVRARIVAQATSGLEPKWVMMTPVPAIRTVLAKAGWSLGDVDLFEINEAFAVQAIAVTGDLGIPEEKVNVHGGAVALGHPIGASGARVLTTLLHALERRAMRRGVAALCLGGGNGVALAIELT